The Streptomyces sp. Mut1 genome window below encodes:
- a CDS encoding DMT family transporter, with translation MAWVLLVVAGLLEVGWSIGMKYTEGFTRLWPSVFTGLGIVASMLLLSHAARTLPIGTAYGVWVGIGAAGAAVLGMVVLHEPVTAARIFFVCLLLVAVVGLKATSGH, from the coding sequence GTGGCGTGGGTTCTGCTGGTCGTCGCCGGTCTGCTGGAAGTGGGCTGGTCGATCGGGATGAAGTACACGGAGGGGTTCACCCGGTTGTGGCCGAGTGTGTTCACCGGCCTGGGGATCGTGGCGAGCATGCTGTTGCTGTCGCATGCGGCGCGGACTCTGCCGATCGGTACGGCGTACGGGGTGTGGGTCGGGATCGGTGCGGCGGGTGCGGCGGTGCTGGGGATGGTGGTGCTGCACGAGCCGGTGACGGCGGCCCGGATCTTCTTCGTCTGTCTGCTGCTGGTGGCCGTGGTGGGGCTGAAGGCCACGTCGGGGCACTGA
- a CDS encoding DUF445 domain-containing protein, which translates to MKTMATGLLLLVALVYVLATWAKNEGVSGWPGFVAAAAEAGMVGALADWFAVTALFKRPLGLPIPHTAIIPTKKDQLGASLGSFVGENFLSGGVVRDRIHSLGIGGRVGGWLAEPAHADRVTAELSTALRGALTVLRDADVQAVVGEAITRRANAVEIGPGLGKMLDKVVADGGHRKLVDLVCARAHDWLVQHGDSVMDAVQGGAPGWTPRFVDKRVGERVYKELLRFVTEMRDMPGHPARGSIDTFLADFAADLQTDSETRDRVERLKSEILGRGEVQDVIASAWASVRAMVIAAAEDEQSELRLRARASLMSLGARLATDERLQAKLEGWLEDAAVYVVTTYRAEITSLISDTVAGWDADQTSHKIEAHIGRDLQFIRINGTVVGALAGLAIYTVSWALW; encoded by the coding sequence ATGAAGACCATGGCCACCGGCCTCCTTCTGCTGGTCGCGCTCGTGTACGTCCTCGCCACCTGGGCGAAGAACGAGGGGGTGAGCGGCTGGCCGGGCTTCGTCGCGGCGGCCGCCGAGGCGGGCATGGTGGGTGCGCTCGCCGACTGGTTCGCCGTCACGGCCCTCTTCAAGCGTCCGCTCGGTCTGCCGATTCCGCACACCGCCATCATTCCCACCAAGAAGGACCAGCTCGGGGCCTCGCTCGGTTCCTTCGTCGGCGAGAACTTTCTCTCCGGGGGCGTCGTACGTGACCGGATTCACTCGCTGGGCATCGGTGGCCGGGTCGGCGGGTGGCTCGCGGAGCCGGCCCACGCGGACCGGGTCACGGCCGAGCTGTCGACCGCGCTGCGCGGGGCGCTGACGGTCCTGCGGGACGCGGATGTGCAGGCCGTCGTCGGTGAGGCGATCACCCGGCGGGCGAACGCGGTGGAGATCGGCCCGGGACTCGGCAAGATGCTGGACAAGGTCGTCGCGGACGGCGGCCACCGCAAGCTCGTGGACCTGGTCTGCGCGCGGGCGCACGACTGGCTCGTCCAGCACGGCGACTCGGTGATGGACGCGGTGCAGGGCGGGGCGCCGGGCTGGACGCCCCGTTTCGTCGACAAGCGGGTCGGTGAGCGGGTCTACAAGGAGCTGCTGCGGTTCGTCACCGAGATGCGCGACATGCCGGGGCACCCGGCGCGCGGCTCGATCGACACGTTCCTGGCGGACTTCGCGGCCGATCTCCAGACCGACTCGGAGACCCGGGACCGGGTGGAGCGGCTGAAGTCGGAGATCCTGGGGCGTGGCGAGGTCCAGGACGTCATCGCCTCCGCCTGGGCGTCCGTGCGGGCGATGGTGATCGCGGCCGCGGAGGACGAGCAGAGCGAGCTGCGGCTGCGGGCCCGTGCGTCGCTGATGTCGCTGGGTGCCCGGCTGGCCACGGACGAGCGGCTCCAGGCGAAGCTGGAGGGCTGGCTGGAGGACGCGGCGGTGTACGTGGTGACGACGTACCGGGCGGAGATCACGTCGCTGATCAGCGACACGGTGGCCGGCTGGGACGCGGACCAGACCTCGCACAAGATCGAGGCCCATATCGGGCGTGACCTGCAGTTCATCCGGATCAACGGCACGGTGGTGGGTGCGCTGGCGGGCCTGGCGATCTACACGGTGTCGTGGGCGCTGTGGTGA
- a CDS encoding SGNH/GDSL hydrolase family protein, with the protein MPRRQGYALLIALVAGTAALAAAVAFAGSLLFSGPRATAAASTAPQGVARTPAAPAHSSGSWLATWAAAPVVGVSDPDQARDQSRRTIRNVVHTSAGGTQARVTLSNLFGTRPLLIDHVTVDTRPVTFDGAPSVTVAAGRQTVSDAVVVPVSADADLVVTLRTPTAEGPVTSHPNSHQTSYTEDERGTWSTTQWRYLTAVDVRGGAATATLVAFGDSLTAGTGSTTDANTRWPDTVADRLRGRYAVVNQGIGGNRLLREGIGPRALDRFERDVLGIAGAKTVVIALGVNDIQAFPQETDAMRITGALRTLTERAHARGMKVIGATLMPYQGYATWTPAQDAVRERVNTEIRAGGVFDEVLDSDLALRDPDHPRRLRPAYDAGDHLHLNDAGYAHLGALVDTDALLKAKATTDAL; encoded by the coding sequence ATGCCCAGGCGCCAGGGGTACGCCCTGCTCATAGCCCTAGTGGCGGGCACCGCCGCGCTCGCCGCCGCCGTGGCGTTCGCCGGTTCCCTGCTGTTCTCCGGGCCCCGGGCGACGGCGGCGGCGAGCACGGCCCCGCAGGGCGTGGCCCGGACCCCGGCCGCGCCCGCGCACTCCTCCGGCAGCTGGCTCGCCACCTGGGCGGCGGCCCCGGTCGTCGGGGTGAGCGACCCGGACCAGGCCCGGGACCAGAGCCGGCGCACCATCCGTAACGTCGTACACACCAGCGCCGGCGGCACCCAGGCCCGCGTCACCCTGTCCAACCTGTTCGGTACGCGGCCGCTGCTCATCGACCACGTCACCGTGGACACCCGCCCCGTGACGTTCGACGGCGCCCCTTCCGTCACGGTCGCGGCAGGCCGGCAGACCGTCAGCGACGCCGTCGTCGTCCCGGTCTCCGCCGACGCCGACCTCGTGGTCACGCTGCGCACCCCGACCGCCGAAGGCCCCGTCACCTCCCACCCCAACAGCCACCAGACCTCCTACACCGAGGACGAGCGGGGCACCTGGAGCACCACGCAGTGGCGCTACCTCACCGCCGTGGACGTGCGGGGCGGCGCCGCGACCGCGACGCTCGTCGCGTTCGGCGACTCGCTCACCGCGGGTACCGGCTCCACCACGGACGCGAACACCCGCTGGCCGGACACCGTCGCCGACCGGCTGCGCGGCCGGTACGCGGTGGTCAACCAGGGCATCGGCGGCAACCGCCTGCTGCGCGAGGGCATCGGCCCCCGCGCCCTGGACCGCTTCGAGCGCGACGTCCTCGGCATCGCGGGCGCGAAGACCGTCGTCATCGCGCTCGGCGTCAACGACATCCAGGCGTTCCCGCAGGAGACCGACGCGATGCGGATCACCGGCGCGCTGCGCACCCTCACCGAGCGGGCCCACGCACGCGGCATGAAGGTCATCGGCGCGACCCTCATGCCGTACCAGGGGTACGCCACCTGGACGCCCGCGCAGGACGCGGTGCGCGAGCGGGTCAACACCGAGATCCGGGCGGGCGGCGTCTTCGACGAGGTCCTCGACTCCGACCTCGCGCTGCGCGATCCGGACCACCCGCGGCGGCTGCGGCCCGCCTACGACGCGGGCGACCACCTGCACCTGAACGACGCGGGCTACGCACACCTGGGCGCACTCGTGGACACCGACGCGCTGCTGAAGGCCAAGGCCACGACCGACGCACTCTGA
- a CDS encoding ABC transporter ATP-binding protein, whose translation MSTDTETTAEKATGRAFIELDGLEKVFDVRRRTGFLRAERRQVRAVDGISFRVERGEMVGYIGPNGAGKSTTIKMLTGILTPSGGSLRVAGIDPSRERTRLAHRIGVVFGQRTTLWWDLPLRDSYRLMHRMYRVPDARFRANMERCVELLDLGELLDVPVRQLSLGQRMRGDIAAALLHDPEVLYLDEPTIGLDVVSKAKVREFLRDLNAERGTTVLLTTHDLTDIEQLCRRVMVIDHGRLMYDGALAGLHEVGESERTLVVDLERELPPIRLESEPSVRTVKVEGPRQWLAFPASASAAPLVARIAAEYPMVDLSVREPDIEAVIAKMYASATGR comes from the coding sequence ATGAGCACGGACACCGAGACGACCGCGGAGAAGGCCACCGGTAGGGCCTTCATCGAGCTGGACGGCCTGGAGAAGGTTTTCGACGTCCGTCGCAGGACGGGTTTTCTGCGCGCCGAGCGCCGTCAGGTGCGGGCGGTCGACGGGATCAGCTTCCGGGTGGAGCGTGGCGAGATGGTCGGCTACATCGGGCCGAACGGGGCCGGGAAGTCGACGACGATCAAGATGCTGACCGGAATCCTGACCCCGAGCGGGGGTTCGCTGCGGGTGGCGGGCATCGATCCGTCCCGGGAGCGTACGCGGCTGGCGCACCGGATCGGGGTGGTTTTCGGGCAGCGTACGACGCTGTGGTGGGACCTGCCGCTGCGCGATTCGTACCGGCTGATGCACCGGATGTACCGGGTGCCCGACGCCCGGTTCCGCGCCAATATGGAGCGGTGTGTCGAACTTCTGGATCTGGGTGAGCTGTTGGACGTACCCGTACGGCAGCTTTCGCTGGGGCAGCGGATGCGCGGTGACATCGCGGCGGCGCTGCTGCACGATCCGGAGGTGCTGTATCTGGACGAGCCGACGATCGGCCTGGACGTGGTGTCCAAGGCCAAGGTGCGGGAGTTCCTGCGGGACCTGAACGCGGAGCGCGGTACGACGGTGCTGCTGACGACTCATGACCTCACGGACATCGAGCAGTTGTGCCGGCGGGTGATGGTGATCGACCACGGTCGGCTGATGTATGACGGCGCGCTGGCCGGGCTGCACGAGGTGGGGGAGAGCGAGCGGACGCTCGTGGTCGATCTGGAGCGTGAACTGCCGCCGATCCGGCTGGAGTCGGAGCCGTCGGTGCGGACGGTGAAGGTGGAGGGGCCGCGGCAGTGGCTGGCGTTCCCCGCGTCGGCGTCGGCGGCGCCGCTGGTGGCGCGGATCGCCGCGGAGTACCCGATGGTGGACCTTTCGGTGCGGGAGCCGGACATCGAGGCGGTGATCGCGAAGATGTACGCGTCGGCCACCGGCCGGTAG
- a CDS encoding ABC transporter permease, whose translation MRVYAVVAAGGFRRYATYRIETVAGVFTNTVFGFILAYTYTALWDERPRLGGYDMPQALTFVWLGQALLMTCVMMGGGFEDELIERIRTGDIAVDLYRPVDLQMWWLAGDLGRAGFHLLGRGIVPMVLGGLAFDLALPSEAGTWLAFLVAVTLGVVVSFAIRYLVALSAFWLMDGAGAAQIAFLAGLFFSGMLLPLTLFPGLLGEVARMLPWSALLQVPADVFLGKYTGWGLVRVYVFQASWAAVLLLVGRMVQSVATRRVVVQGG comes from the coding sequence GTGCGGGTCTACGCGGTGGTGGCGGCGGGTGGTTTCCGCCGCTATGCCACCTATCGGATCGAGACGGTCGCGGGGGTGTTCACCAACACCGTCTTCGGCTTCATCCTGGCTTACACGTACACCGCGTTGTGGGACGAGCGGCCCCGGCTGGGCGGGTACGACATGCCGCAGGCGCTCACGTTCGTCTGGCTGGGCCAGGCGCTGCTGATGACGTGCGTGATGATGGGCGGCGGTTTCGAGGACGAGCTGATCGAGCGCATCCGTACGGGCGACATCGCGGTCGACCTGTACCGGCCGGTCGACCTGCAAATGTGGTGGCTGGCGGGTGACTTGGGGCGGGCCGGTTTCCATCTGCTGGGGCGCGGGATCGTGCCGATGGTCCTCGGCGGGCTCGCTTTCGACCTGGCGCTTCCGTCGGAGGCCGGGACCTGGCTGGCGTTCCTCGTCGCGGTGACGCTGGGCGTGGTGGTGAGCTTCGCGATCCGCTATCTGGTGGCGCTGTCCGCCTTCTGGCTGATGGATGGCGCGGGTGCGGCGCAGATCGCGTTCCTGGCGGGGCTGTTCTTCTCCGGGATGCTGCTGCCGCTGACTCTGTTCCCCGGGCTGCTCGGCGAGGTGGCGCGGATGCTGCCGTGGTCGGCGCTGCTCCAGGTGCCGGCGGATGTGTTCCTCGGGAAGTACACGGGCTGGGGTCTGGTGCGGGTGTACGTGTTCCAGGCGTCCTGGGCCGCGGTGCTGCTGCTGGTGGGGCGGATGGTGCAGTCGGTGGCGACGCGGAGGGTGGTGGTCCAGGGTGGCTGA
- a CDS encoding MFS transporter — protein sequence MPADIPAPAAPTTPAAQAPHPRFAVGVLAFCGVVVAVMQTIVVPLLPHIPALTGATPAAASWLVTVTLLTGAVFTPVLGRVGDMYGKRRVLIASLAVLVVGSVLCGASSHIGVLITGRALQGAAIAVVPLGISILRDELPPERVLSAVALMSSTLGIGAAVGLPIAALVVENFDWHTMFWVSGAIGLIDIVLVLAFVPESPLRTRGRFDALGALGLSGALVCLLLAVTQGGDWGWASARTLGLLGAAVVVALVWGAYELRVTTPMVDLRISARPAVLLTNIAALLIGFAFYANSLVTAQMVQEPKATGYGLGASLVVSGLCLLPGGVAMVALSPVSARISAKHGPKVSLALAAGIIAVGYGVRYFTSHSLWLIIVGATVVASGTAIAYSALPALVMRGVPVSETGAANGLNTLMRSIGQAFCSATVAAVLANITFQAGGRTAPTLHAYQLVFVIAAGAALAALAVTLFLPGHRRTGAGTVGESREAPGTRKGGARPAGIQEGA from the coding sequence ATGCCCGCGGACATACCCGCCCCCGCAGCCCCGACGACTCCTGCGGCCCAGGCCCCGCACCCGCGCTTCGCGGTGGGCGTGCTCGCCTTCTGCGGGGTCGTCGTCGCGGTCATGCAGACGATCGTCGTCCCCCTGCTCCCGCACATCCCCGCCCTGACCGGCGCCACCCCGGCCGCCGCGAGCTGGCTGGTGACCGTCACCCTGCTCACCGGCGCGGTCTTCACCCCGGTACTCGGCCGGGTCGGCGACATGTACGGCAAGCGGCGGGTGCTCATCGCCTCGCTCGCCGTCCTGGTGGTGGGCTCCGTGCTGTGCGGGGCCAGCTCCCACATCGGCGTACTGATCACCGGCCGCGCCCTCCAGGGCGCCGCCATCGCCGTCGTACCGCTGGGCATCAGCATCCTGCGCGACGAACTGCCGCCCGAGCGCGTCCTGTCCGCCGTCGCCCTGATGAGCTCCACCCTCGGTATCGGCGCCGCCGTCGGCCTGCCGATCGCCGCGCTCGTCGTGGAGAACTTCGACTGGCACACCATGTTCTGGGTCTCCGGCGCCATCGGCCTCATCGACATCGTGCTCGTACTGGCCTTCGTCCCGGAGTCCCCGCTGCGCACCCGCGGCCGCTTCGACGCGCTCGGCGCCCTCGGTCTGTCCGGCGCGCTGGTCTGCCTGCTGCTCGCGGTGACGCAGGGCGGCGACTGGGGCTGGGCCTCGGCCCGGACGCTCGGCCTGCTCGGAGCGGCCGTGGTGGTGGCGCTGGTCTGGGGGGCGTACGAGCTGCGCGTCACCACGCCCATGGTCGACCTGCGGATCTCCGCGCGCCCGGCCGTCCTGCTCACCAACATCGCCGCTCTCCTGATCGGCTTCGCCTTCTACGCGAACTCGCTGGTCACCGCCCAGATGGTGCAGGAACCGAAGGCCACCGGCTACGGGCTCGGCGCCTCGCTCGTCGTCAGCGGTCTGTGCCTGCTGCCGGGCGGTGTGGCCATGGTGGCGCTGTCGCCCGTGTCCGCCCGGATCTCCGCCAAGCACGGCCCCAAGGTCAGCCTGGCGCTGGCGGCCGGCATCATCGCCGTCGGCTACGGCGTGCGCTACTTCACCAGCCACAGCCTCTGGCTCATCATCGTCGGCGCCACCGTGGTCGCCTCCGGAACGGCCATCGCCTACTCGGCGCTGCCCGCCCTCGTCATGCGCGGAGTCCCGGTCAGTGAGACCGGCGCGGCCAACGGCCTGAACACCCTCATGCGCTCGATCGGGCAGGCCTTCTGCAGTGCCACGGTCGCCGCCGTCCTGGCCAACATCACCTTCCAGGCCGGGGGCAGGACCGCCCCGACCCTCCACGCGTACCAGCTGGTCTTCGTCATCGCGGCGGGCGCGGCGCTCGCCGCGCTGGCCGTCACACTGTTCCTGCCGGGCCACAGGCGGACCGGGGCAGGTACGGTCGGAGAGAGCCGCGAGGCGCCGGGCACCCGGAAGGGCGGTGCGCGGCCGGCGGGAATCCAGGAGGGCGCATGA
- a CDS encoding ABC transporter permease: MAEVVEGAVTRAPEELFVPKPRLVEGVRAYGLIVGMWLRSTMAYRASFLMTAFGNFTATAFDFVTIVLMFGHVDALGGYTLPEIALLYGAAGTAFGLADLLMGSMDRLGRRVRDGTLDTLLVRPVPVLAQVAADRFALRRLGRITQGLLVLGYGLVAADIDWTVAKAAVLPLMVLSGSVIFGAVFVAGGAFQFIAQDASQVQNSFTYGGNTLLQYPPTIFAKDLVRGVTFVVPLAFVNWLPALYVLDRDYPLGLPRWVAFLPPVVAAVCAAGAGLAWRAGLRAYRSTGS; the protein is encoded by the coding sequence GTGGCTGAGGTGGTGGAGGGTGCCGTGACGCGGGCGCCCGAGGAGCTGTTCGTGCCGAAGCCGCGGCTCGTCGAGGGGGTGCGGGCGTACGGGCTGATCGTCGGGATGTGGCTGCGTTCCACGATGGCCTACCGGGCGTCGTTCCTGATGACGGCGTTCGGGAATTTCACGGCGACGGCGTTCGACTTCGTGACGATCGTGCTGATGTTCGGGCACGTCGACGCGCTGGGCGGTTACACGCTCCCGGAGATCGCCCTGCTGTACGGGGCCGCGGGGACGGCGTTCGGGCTGGCGGATCTGCTGATGGGGTCGATGGACCGGCTGGGCCGCCGGGTGCGTGACGGGACCCTGGACACGCTGCTGGTGCGGCCGGTGCCGGTGCTCGCGCAGGTGGCGGCGGACCGGTTCGCGCTGCGCAGGCTGGGGCGGATCACGCAGGGGCTGCTGGTTCTCGGTTACGGGCTGGTGGCCGCGGACATCGACTGGACCGTGGCGAAGGCGGCCGTGCTGCCGCTGATGGTGCTGAGCGGGTCGGTGATCTTCGGCGCGGTGTTCGTGGCGGGCGGGGCCTTCCAGTTCATCGCGCAGGACGCGTCGCAGGTGCAGAACTCCTTCACGTACGGGGGCAACACCCTGCTCCAGTACCCGCCGACGATCTTCGCGAAGGACCTGGTGCGCGGGGTGACGTTCGTCGTGCCGCTGGCCTTCGTGAACTGGCTGCCCGCGCTGTACGTCCTGGACCGGGACTATCCGCTGGGGCTGCCGCGCTGGGTGGCGTTCCTGCCGCCCGTGGTGGCGGCCGTGTGCGCGGCGGGGGCGGGGCTGGCGTGGCGGGCCGGGCTGCGGGCGTACCGGAGTACGGGAAGTTGA
- a CDS encoding transglycosylase domain-containing protein, producing MSDEPQQQNGDSNPGGWAPRDLPADAAAPGSAPEGRGAPAGTGGKKPPKAKRPKRTGWRRLVPTWRMVLGGALLIALILVGGFIAGYQLVDIPAANASATAQSNVYLYKDGSVIARDGDVNRENIKLAQVPRTVQHAVLAAEDRDFYSERAVDIKAMFRAGWNTVTGKGKQGGSTITQQYVKNYYLGQEQTVVRKIKEFFIAIKLNREQSKDQIFEGYLNTSYFGRNAYGIQAAAQAYYSKDVGDVTTAEGAYLASLLNAPSAYDVVTHPENKAAAVARWNYVLDGMVKEDWLGAGERAGLTFPTPGAVKPANSLSGQRGYIVQAVEDYLVDRDILDEKTLATRGYRITTTLEKKNQDALVKAVDDKVMSRTDQDRDADRNVRVGGASVDPANGHVVALYGGIDYTRQYVNNATRRDYQVGSTFKPFVFTSAVANDSTTRDGRRITPETIFDGTNKRMVQGPDGPTGYDPANEDDVDYGPITVRTATDKSVNAVYAQMAEDVGPEKVKQTAIALGIPKDTPDLTASPSIALGPATASVLDMTDAYATLANHGKHGDHVLVTKITKNGESVTLPGRTVKQAVSREAADTTTSILRSVVDGGTGTAAQAAGRPAAGKTGTAEEDKAAWFAGYTPDLATVIAVMGQNPETGAQKPLYGALGLPRVNGGGAPAETWAQYTGAALRSTPAKDFDLDLESGTDDTALPTAEDTAPGETGRRPSDSPTRSPSTTRPSTPSTPQTTPGTTDTPAGGTGNGGTTDGGTETGGADGGGNGGGDTGGNDDGGGGNGETGGFLEGPQGTRAPTGRP from the coding sequence ATGAGCGACGAGCCACAGCAGCAGAACGGGGACTCCAACCCCGGGGGCTGGGCCCCCAGGGACCTGCCGGCCGACGCTGCCGCCCCCGGCTCCGCCCCCGAAGGCCGGGGCGCACCGGCCGGAACCGGCGGGAAGAAGCCCCCGAAGGCCAAGCGCCCCAAGCGCACCGGCTGGCGGCGGCTCGTCCCCACCTGGCGGATGGTCCTCGGCGGCGCCCTGCTCATCGCCCTGATCCTGGTCGGCGGCTTCATCGCCGGCTACCAGCTCGTGGACATCCCCGCCGCCAACGCCAGCGCGACCGCCCAGTCCAACGTCTACCTCTACAAGGACGGCAGCGTCATCGCCCGCGACGGCGACGTCAACCGGGAGAACATCAAGCTCGCCCAGGTCCCCCGCACCGTCCAGCACGCGGTCCTCGCCGCCGAGGACCGCGACTTCTACTCCGAACGCGCCGTCGACATCAAGGCGATGTTCCGGGCCGGCTGGAACACCGTCACCGGCAAGGGCAAGCAGGGCGGATCGACCATCACCCAGCAGTACGTCAAGAACTACTACCTGGGCCAGGAACAGACCGTCGTCCGCAAGATCAAGGAATTCTTCATCGCGATCAAGCTCAACCGCGAACAGTCCAAGGACCAGATCTTCGAGGGCTACCTCAACACCAGCTACTTCGGCCGCAACGCCTACGGCATCCAGGCCGCGGCCCAGGCGTACTACAGCAAGGACGTCGGCGACGTCACCACCGCCGAAGGCGCCTACCTCGCCTCCCTGCTCAACGCCCCCAGCGCCTACGACGTCGTCACCCACCCCGAGAACAAGGCCGCGGCCGTCGCCCGCTGGAACTACGTGCTCGACGGCATGGTCAAGGAGGACTGGCTCGGCGCCGGCGAACGCGCCGGCCTGACCTTCCCCACCCCCGGCGCCGTCAAGCCCGCCAACAGCCTCTCCGGCCAGCGCGGCTACATCGTCCAAGCCGTCGAGGACTACCTCGTCGACCGCGACATCCTGGACGAGAAGACCCTCGCCACCCGCGGCTACCGCATCACCACCACACTGGAGAAGAAGAACCAGGACGCCCTGGTCAAGGCCGTGGACGACAAGGTGATGTCCCGCACCGACCAGGACCGCGACGCCGACCGCAACGTCCGCGTCGGCGGCGCGTCCGTCGACCCCGCCAACGGCCATGTCGTCGCCCTCTACGGCGGCATCGACTACACCCGGCAGTACGTCAACAACGCGACCCGCCGCGACTACCAGGTCGGCTCCACCTTCAAGCCGTTCGTCTTCACCTCCGCCGTCGCCAACGACTCCACCACCCGCGACGGCCGCCGCATCACCCCCGAGACCATCTTCGACGGCACCAACAAGCGCATGGTCCAGGGCCCCGACGGCCCCACCGGCTACGACCCGGCCAACGAGGACGACGTCGACTACGGCCCCATCACCGTCCGCACCGCCACCGACAAGTCCGTCAACGCCGTCTACGCCCAGATGGCCGAGGACGTCGGCCCCGAGAAGGTCAAGCAGACCGCCATCGCACTCGGCATCCCCAAGGACACCCCCGACCTCACCGCCTCCCCCTCCATCGCCCTCGGCCCCGCCACCGCCAGCGTCCTGGACATGACCGACGCCTACGCCACCCTCGCCAACCACGGCAAACACGGCGACCACGTCCTCGTCACCAAGATCACCAAGAACGGCGAGAGCGTCACACTCCCCGGCCGCACGGTGAAACAGGCCGTCAGCCGCGAGGCCGCCGACACCACCACCTCGATCCTCCGCAGCGTCGTGGACGGCGGCACCGGCACCGCCGCCCAGGCCGCCGGCCGCCCCGCCGCCGGCAAGACCGGCACCGCCGAGGAGGACAAGGCCGCCTGGTTCGCCGGCTACACCCCCGACCTGGCCACCGTCATCGCCGTCATGGGCCAGAACCCGGAGACCGGCGCGCAGAAACCCCTCTACGGCGCACTCGGGCTCCCCCGCGTCAACGGCGGCGGCGCCCCCGCCGAGACCTGGGCCCAGTACACCGGAGCCGCCCTGCGCTCCACCCCCGCCAAGGACTTCGACCTCGACCTGGAGAGCGGCACGGACGACACCGCGCTGCCCACCGCGGAGGACACCGCCCCCGGCGAGACCGGCCGACGCCCCTCCGACTCCCCCACCCGCTCCCCGTCCACCACCCGGCCGAGCACCCCGTCCACCCCGCAGACCACCCCCGGCACCACCGACACCCCCGCCGGAGGCACCGGCAACGGCGGCACGACGGACGGCGGTACGGAAACCGGCGGCGCGGACGGGGGCGGCAACGGCGGCGGAGACACCGGCGGGAACGACGACGGGGGCGGCGGCAACGGCGAGACCGGCGGCTTCCTCGAAGGCCCCCAGGGCACGAGGGCCCCCACCGGCCGCCCCTGA
- a CDS encoding GroES family chaperonin, which translates to MSENTDDKLPIRMLHDRVLVRSESPEGERRSGGGILIPATAAVGRRLGWAVVVAVGQNVRTVEPGDRVLFDPEDRAEVEVRGVAYVLMRERDLHAVAADRFEGSEDSTGLYL; encoded by the coding sequence GTGAGCGAGAACACCGACGACAAGCTGCCCATCCGGATGCTGCACGATCGTGTGCTGGTCCGGTCCGAGTCGCCCGAGGGCGAGCGGCGTTCGGGCGGCGGCATTCTGATTCCCGCGACGGCCGCGGTGGGCCGCCGGCTGGGGTGGGCCGTGGTGGTCGCGGTGGGGCAGAACGTGCGGACGGTCGAGCCGGGTGACCGGGTGTTGTTCGACCCGGAGGACCGGGCGGAGGTCGAGGTGCGGGGCGTGGCGTACGTGCTGATGCGTGAGCGCGATCTGCACGCGGTGGCCGCGGACCGGTTCGAGGGTTCGGAGGATTCGACCGGGTTGTATCTGTAG
- a CDS encoding DUF1707 SHOCT-like domain-containing protein, translating to MRASDAERERIAEILREAVAEGRLEMEEFDQRLDRAYKARTHGELEPLVRDLPGVGSPSSAPAAVQPRSGSAARWSERVGKPATSGGAFAFWGGFRRRGNWTVGKVFTAFAMWGGGEIDLREANFEDREVVIRCFTIMGGIHVTVPPDLNVDVRGIGIMGGFGEDAKDDAAPAPDAPRVRITGFALMGGVGVEHKRSKAEKQRLREAERERARLEKGEGRGRLEKGDGGGR from the coding sequence ATGCGGGCCTCCGACGCCGAGCGTGAACGTATTGCCGAGATCCTGCGCGAGGCGGTGGCCGAGGGCCGGCTGGAGATGGAGGAGTTCGACCAGCGCCTCGACCGGGCGTACAAGGCCCGTACGCACGGGGAGCTGGAGCCGCTCGTCCGCGACCTTCCGGGGGTCGGTTCGCCGTCCTCGGCGCCGGCCGCCGTGCAGCCCCGGTCGGGTTCGGCGGCCCGTTGGTCGGAGCGGGTCGGCAAGCCGGCCACCTCGGGTGGTGCCTTCGCGTTCTGGGGCGGGTTCCGCCGCCGGGGCAACTGGACGGTCGGCAAGGTCTTCACCGCGTTCGCCATGTGGGGCGGCGGCGAGATCGATCTGCGCGAGGCGAATTTCGAGGACCGCGAGGTCGTCATCCGCTGCTTCACGATCATGGGCGGCATTCATGTGACGGTCCCGCCGGACCTCAACGTGGACGTCCGGGGCATCGGCATCATGGGCGGCTTCGGTGAGGACGCCAAGGACGACGCGGCCCCCGCGCCGGACGCGCCCCGGGTCCGGATCACCGGCTTCGCGCTGATGGGCGGTGTCGGTGTGGAGCACAAGCGCAGCAAGGCCGAGAAGCAGCGGCTGCGTGAGGCGGAGCGCGAGCGGGCCCGCCTGGAGAAGGGTGAGGGACGGGGCCGGCTGGAGAAGGGCGACGGGGGCGGCCGGTAG